A stretch of DNA from Lotus japonicus ecotype B-129 chromosome 4, LjGifu_v1.2:
tatatatatatatatatttctactaaacataatttaatttatgtattgaAATTCAGTCTCCAActataacaattttttttacttggTCCCCCAAAATTTATCTCCTGGTTCCGCCACTAGTCCACTACTAGTGGCCTTTACGTGTTACCGAATTCTTCCACCGTTAGAAtgaaaaaagtcaaaaaacTGATCACCTATGAACAATGACttttgtgtaaaaaaaaaacaatgactTTTACTTTACATTCAATACAAGTTGACCAcatttattttgttgttttttactTCAATACTCAATAGAGAAAACCCCCTGAAATATATAATTTGCATTATATTAAACTCTACATTATAATCATATTTGCAAGAAAGAGGGTCCAAAAATTCTTAATTAATAAAGAAAGGAAAGCAAACAGTGGTATTCAAAACGCAAGTTCTAATTGTGACGTCCCTAAAAGTGTGGACGTATGATAACAGTTGGTTCAGgtggtattttttttataagcaaatcaAATATAGTAATAGAAGTACAATGATACTTTAACTCAATATAAAAAGAAGAGTAGTAAGTGAGGAAGAAATTACAACTCAAATCCACTTTAGAGATCCCCGGAGGCAAGACTTTTAAAAACAtgtctcgttaaaaccttacaaGAAAAACCTCATTGAAAAAaacattttgaaagaaaaaaagagtgaTGCTAACTTTACTCTTTAGAGTGATTTCAGAGCTTAATTCGAGAAATATAACACTCAATGAGAGCTTGCCCATATCTAATATTTTCATTAACAGTTATGTTATAACAAaggagttgtctaaatgacccaagaAAAATTTGGGTTGAATAACatatcatccaatcacattgaagataagtgagttggaatttttatattttatttattaatttattttcaactcacttatctccaatatgattgaatgatgagttatttaaccgaAACTTCCTCataggtcatttagacaacccctataACAAAACATGCACTCAGATTAAGTTGTCGTAGTGCTAAATCACTAATGTGAAATCTTAACCCTAGTATTAATATTTAATCACTTGTTTTCCGCTTTCTCTGGAGTCTTCTTAAATCGCAACCACTAAGGCACTAACAATGAACTACAGAGGAAACAACGACAACTCACTCGCAATATTCCATTAAAAATATTCTGTTATGTTACGTACTGTCTTATGTTTCTTAAAATATATGCTTGAGTTCTTCAACTTTGTAATTAAATATTTGGGATTTTCAAATTACGTGCTATATTATCCTCATCTAAACAAATTCACAAGCCTCATGTGTTGGTCTGAGTGAAAGGAGCTCAGATCTCTTAAACATGTGGTCAAGCATTGGTCCCTACTTTAATACGTGACATTCATGTAGGAAATTAATCTTTCACCTATTAAGTAGTGGAAGGATACTAGAAATCGGAAAAGAATAAAAGAACAAATTCACAGGCACAATAAGCTTATTTTGAAAGTAAAAAACTGCATACTCCATCATCCACCACTAACGTAGCATTCAACTTGttcaaacaacaaaacaatgTACACACTTAATTTATAAGATCCATTCAAATTTACCCAGAACACATAactaaagaaagaagagagagggAATAACCACCGTTTGATaaagggaaaataaaaagaaaagaaaaagtaaaaacagagAGGGAGAGAAAGTAGTTACAAACGGTTAACGATTTGTTTGCAGTTTATGTTTCTTTCGAAACGCAACCTCCGTGTCCAATCCGAAACCATCAACGGTGCGGACATGAACCAAAACTGATTTGTTAAAAAGCTCTACGAGAGGCTGCACGCTGTAGAGGTCGTTAGCGGAGTACTTATCGGCGCGACGCGAAAGCGCCACGTGCAGCACGCACACACCGTCAGGCTTCAACGTGCGTTCAATCTCTGCTACAAACCGCTGTGGGTACAATGCGTGATCAAACACGTTGGAGAATTCAAAATCAAACGTCTCATCACCAAACGGTTGGTGGTGAAAGTCACCCTTCACCACCAATGGCGGGTAGGGGACCAAGTCGATTCCTACAGAATCAACCACACCTACCCGCCGTAGGGCCTCCACCTCCTGACCCACGCGTGCGCCAATGCAGAGGGCCTTGGAGGTGTTTTGTAGAAGGCTCTTGTCCTTGAGGTCTTCGAAGAACCGCGCAAAGACGGGGATCTTCCGGTTCCAGTCGCGGGTGGTCCATATCTTTCGGAGCCTTGGGTTGAGGGTCTTGTTGAGCTGGCGTTGTATGTAGGTCTCGTAGGAGGTGTAACCGGGTCGGATTGTGAGATCTTTTGTTGTGGAATGAGAATGTtgaggttgttgttgttgttgtggagAGAATagatggaggaagaggaaaggGAGGGACAGGAAGAGTGAGATGAGGAAGCATCTTAGGATGAATGGTTTTGTGAGCGTGAGTTTCATATCCGTGTAAAATGCTTATGGTTGATGATGTAGTTATGCTCAGTTTGCATTGTTATTTTGGTTTTTGTGTTTTGGATGGTGTGGGAGAAATGGGGGCCATGAAAAGTTCTGGAAACAGAAATTTGAAACACAAAAATGAGAgagaagaaaaactaaaccaaTATAATGAAACGAAATTTCAGTGAATTAAAGCGGAAAAAGGTGATAGATAGTTAGATACGTCGTTTGTGATGATTATTATGAAAATTGGCAAAGAAGGAAGTACGCGTGGTGCGCAGTGCGCGCATGCAAAGAATCAAGGTGGCACTATTTTTGTGTGTATACTGTATAAGCTTCATTTTGCGTTGTGAATTTGTTAACTTTAAGCCTCACTTTTCCGTACATCGATTGATAGCATGTAGAATAATACGAATTCACGTTGATTACAGAGCGCTTTAACGGGTAGGAGGGAAAAGAAAAAGggattaattaaataaaagtatTAATGGGTCCAAACTGAGCCAGCAAATTAAGTGATAAATGGTTGGACAAAGCCATGATTATAGGGAGAGTGAGGAGAAGTAAGGAACAAGTCAAAGTGAAATTAATCAACGTGATCATGGTTATATAAGGTTGCCGTCCCAttcaaataatataaaaaactaaaaaggttaatcaatatttttttttttgagtaaagGTTAATCAATATATTGAAAACatattaaccaaaaaaaaaatattgaaaacataTGTGTTTAGCTGTTTGACCGCTATTGTTATTGTGGATTTCTAaaccatcaattttttttttaaatgcacCGTAGATTGTGATGGTAAAAAACCATCACATCTACTAAATTGCCTTAAAGGCTTAAATTATCATATATCGGATGAATTTCGCTCCATCTTTATGTTCACTAAATATTACCAAATTTTATACAGTGAATATTGACAGGCTGAACAAAAATTGGAATAGGGACACTCCAATGCAAGGGAAAGTATCAAATATGATCATGTGAGGTCAAATTAAACTTG
This window harbors:
- the LOC130711791 gene encoding uncharacterized protein LOC130711791, with amino-acid sequence MKLTLTKPFILRCFLISLFLSLPFLFLHLFSPQQQQQPQHSHSTTKDLTIRPGYTSYETYIQRQLNKTLNPRLRKIWTTRDWNRKIPVFARFFEDLKDKSLLQNTSKALCIGARVGQEVEALRRVGVVDSVGIDLVPYPPLVVKGDFHHQPFGDETFDFEFSNVFDHALYPQRFVAEIERTLKPDGVCVLHVALSRRADKYSANDLYSVQPLVELFNKSVLVHVRTVDGFGLDTEVAFRKKHKLQTNR